Genomic window (Herpetosiphonaceae bacterium):
CTGGAATCGCCGGGACCGTAGGCTGCCATCGGTACACGCCACTGCTTATAGGCTGTGTTCATGTCGGAGGTGCCGGTCTTCATCTTGAATTTCGGCTGTCCGCCGTGGCTGCGAATACTACGGGTCAGAATCCGCGCCGTCGGCTCGTTCCGCGACATCAGCACGGCAGGCGTCCGCTCGTCGATCTCCAGACGCGCATCGTGGCGGATCGTCTCAAGGAATCGGTCGAATGCATGGAAATCGAAGTCCGGCGGCGTGCGGCAGGAAATGTCGAGCGATGCATGTTCGATGTCGCCCGCGAAATGGCCTAACGTCGCCGTCGGACGGTAAAAAATACTAGGGCTGCCGTCGAAGGCTGCGAAGTGGCTGACGAGCCGGTTCCAAAACTCGACCGCGACCTCGGTCGCTTTCTCGCCCGGCCCGGCGGTATGCGAAGGCGGGCGGCGGACCTCGTAATGCATGCCCATGCGGCCCTTGTAGCCAAGCACGACGTTGGACCAGCCGCTCGGCTCGGCGATCAGGACCGCATCGGGATGGTAGCGCTCCAGCAGGTAGTGCGCGCCGCGAGAGCTGGGCGTTTCTTCTTCCACCGCCCCGACGACGAGCAGTTGCGCATCGATCGTATCGAGCTGGGCGGCAGCACAGATCGCCGTCGCCAGCGGGCCTTTAGCGTCGACCGCGCCACGGCCATACAGCAGCGATCCCTCCTGGTGGACCGGAATCTGATCCGCGACGGTATCCAGATGCCCAAGCAGCATAATCAGCGGCCCGCCTGGACTACCGCGCCGCCCGACGGCATTGCCCGCTCCGTCGACGAAGCTCTGGAAGCCTAAGCGGTCCATCGCGTCCACCAGGTACGTTGCCAGCGCGTGCTCGCCCCCGGAGGGCGACGGTATCTCGATCATCGTGCGTAAGAGCGCGGCGGCCTCGCTCGCGTTCATGGCAGCATCTCCTCTCGGATAAACGTAGCCTCAAGCGTCGTTCCCTGCCCGTCAAGCGCGGCCTGGATCGGCGACGTAAGCCGTCCGTCGCCCAGGATGACACGGCACACGCCGCCTTTGAGCGCATCCTGGGCTGCGATCAGTTTGACCCGCATTCGCCCCTGCGCACACCCAAGATACTGGGCAAAATCCTGCTCGCGCAGCCGTGTGATCAGACTCGCCGGATCGGCAGGATCGCGCAGTAAGCCGGGTACGTTCGACAGAATGAGCAGATGCGTCGCCCGTAGCGCAATCGCTAGCTCCGAGGCTAGCCGATCGCCATCGATGTTCAGCGGGCCGACCTTCGGATCGATCACCGGCGGCGAGATGACTGGCACATACCCCGACTTGAGCAGCAGGTGGAGAAGCTCCGTATTGATCTCCGTCACCCGACCGGTCAGATCGTCGCGCACAACACACAGTCGATCGCCAATGATCACTCTCGCGGGCAGCGTCTTCCTGGCCGTCACCAGCGCGCCATCGATACCGGTCAGCCCAACCGCCCGCACGCCGCGCTGGACAAGCTGTGCCGTCAGGAGTGGCTTGACCCGTCCGGCGATTGCCATCGTCAAAATATTGAGGGTGGCGGGATCGGTGTATCGGCTACGCCTGCCGTCGGGCCATGTCAGGTATTGCGACGGGATTCCCATCTGCTGGCTCAGCCGGTTGGCTTCTACCGAGCCGCCATGCAACACGACGACTGACTCGCCTCGTTCCACGAGCATCTGAATGTCGTTGCACACGTTAACCAACTCGTCTCCCAAGGAGCCGCCCACCTTGATCACGTACATTGTCGGCATGCCTCCTGCTCGGCTGCTTAGATCGGATGGAGGCCAGGAAAGCGCAGACTTTCTTGCTCGTCCCAGCCCGATAGGATATTGAGACATTGAATCGCGTTGCCAGCGCCGCCCTTGACCAGATTATCGAGCGCGGCGATGAGGATCAGTCGCCGTCCATCCGCCGATAGCTCGAACCCGATGTCACAGAAGTTGGTGCCGCTCAAAATTTTGGGATCGGGCAGGCGATAGACGCCGCTGCGCTGCTTCACCAGGCGGATGAACGGCTCGTCACCGTAGTGCCGTCGATAGATGCTCCAAACCTCTTTTTCACCGATCGGCTCCGGCAGCATCACCTGGCAAACCGCCTGAACGCCACGTACCGCCTCGATCGCCGTGGCCGTCATGTGGACCGATGCCTGGCAGACCTGGCGAATCTCGGCGGTATGACGATGATCCGCCGCCTTAAAGACCCGGATTGCGCCGCTCCGTTCGGGGTGATGGCTCGACAGGCTGGGCTCGTTGCCGGCGCCGCTCGATCCCATGCGTCCATCGACGAAAACATCGCCGTGCAGCAAGCCTTCCCGGCTGAGCGGGTAGAGTGCCAGCAGCGCGCTATTGGCGATACAGCCCGGCACGGCGATATAGCGTGCCTCGCGGATCTGCGCGCGGTTGACCTCCGGCGCGCCATAGACAAAGCGGGCCAGCCACTCCGGGGCGGGATGCTGCTCGTGATAGTAGGTGTTGTAGTCGGCGGGATTCCGCAGCCGAAAATCGGCGCTGAGATCGATGATCGTCGGCGCGAGTTCGGCCCAGCGCCCGATCGTCTGCATCGCCACGCCATGCGGCAGCGCCAGAAAGATCACATCCGCTCCGGTCACTTCCTCATCGCGCACGAAGGTCAGGCTTGTCTGCCCGCGCAAATTGGGATGGGCGGCATGCAGCGGACGGCCTGCGAACCGAGTCGATGTCACCTGCGCGAGTTTCAGCCTGGGATGCTGGAGCAGCAACCGGACCAGTTCGCCGCCGATATAGCCGGAGCCGCCGATCACAGATACGTTCATAGACGCGCCACCTGCCGAACGTACGCGACCAGCGCCTCGGCAACATCAACGCCGGTAGCCGTGACCGTACGATAAAACTCCATGGTATGGTTGATCTCCGTCACGATCAGCGAGCCGTCCGGGCGCTCCAACAGATCGACCGCGAGCACGCCGCCGCCAACTGCCTGGGCCGCTCTGAGCGAAAGCTCGACCAGATCGGGCGTCAGCTCGCAGGGCTGGGCAACCGCTCCCCGCGCCGTGTTGGTGATCCAATGCTCCGAGCAGCGATAGATCGCGTTGACCACACGATCGCCGATCACGTTGACCCGAATATCGCGGCCCGGCTTGGCGATATACTCCTGAATGTAGATGACCGAATGCGCAGGCGAGCCGAGCATCTCTTTATGTTCTAAGATCGCCTCGGCAGCCTCGCGATCGTTGACTTTCGCCAGCAGCCGCCCCCAGGAGCCTGTGACCGGCTTGAGGACCGCTGGATACCCAAAGTGGTCGATGGCGGTCAGCGCCGCCTCCGGTGTCAGCGCAACCGTGGTGCGCGGCGTCGGAACACCCGCCTGAAGCAGGGCAAGACTCGTGAGGATTTTATCGCCGCACGTTTCGATGACCTGGCTGCGATTAACAACTGGAATGCCCCGCGCTTCAAAGAGCCGTGTGGCGTATAAGCTGCGGGTGTTGGAGATGCTGCGATTAATTACCGCTGCGTAGGGGACAGCGGTATCTTCAAGCGCCATCACCAGACTACGCTCGTCAAGCTGATCGTAGGGAATGCCATGCCGCGCTAACGCCGCGAAGATCAGCTTTTCCTCCATACGAATCCGCGAGGCGATAACCGCTAGCGGTGCATCGTTCGGCCTGCTCATGGCTATTCTCCCCAATCCTCCTCAACTTCGGGAGCCAGCGCCAGCTCGACCGGACCAAGGGCGATGATCTCCAGCTCAGCCTGGCAATCGGGGCAGACGACGATCTCACCCGCGAGCGCATCGCTCGCAACCGTAACCTCTCCATCACACTCAGGGCACGTGCTCATGGTTGATTGTCCTTTCTAAGTCGATTGTGCCTGGTACAGTTGGCTTAACGATTGAGCAGTTCGCGAACGGTAGCTGTCAGATGGCCGGGTGTCACGCCATACGATGCAATCAGATGGTGATGATCGCCAACGTGATCGCAGAACGCATCTGCGATCCCGACGCGGCGCATCAGCGTCGGTGCGCGCTCGGCCAGCGTTTCCGCCACCGCGCCGCCAAGCCCGCCGATGATGCTGTGGTCCTCCACCGTAACGATCCCGCGCGTTTCGCGGGCAGCGGCTACCAGGGCCGCTTCGTCCAGCGGCTTCAACGTGTGCATATTGAGCACACGAGCCGTAATACCGAGTGCGGCGAGGCGCTCGTGCGCGGCAACCGCAGCCAGAACGGGATAGGAGCCAGCGGCCACGATCGTTACATCATGGCCGGGCCGAAGCTCGACAGCCCGCCCCACCGCGAAATCATAGTCGGCATGATAGACCAGATCCGTCCGGTTGCGGCCCAGCCGGATATAGACCGGTCCCGGCAGGTACGCTGCGGCTTCGACCATTTTGGCCGTTTCGACGGCATCGGCGGGCGTCATCACTGTCATATTGGGCAGCGCCCGCATCGCCGCTAGATCCTGCTGGGCATGGTGGGTCGGACCCAAGTACGCAGCGGCCAGGCCGCCATGTGTCGCTACGATGCGCACCGGCAGGTTGTTATAGGCGATGTCGATCTTGACCTGCTCGTAGGCGCGGG
Coding sequences:
- the lysW gene encoding lysine biosynthesis protein LysW, producing the protein MSTCPECDGEVTVASDALAGEIVVCPDCQAELEIIALGPVELALAPEVEEDWGE
- a CDS encoding [LysW]-aminoadipate kinase — encoded protein: MPTMYVIKVGGSLGDELVNVCNDIQMLVERGESVVVLHGGSVEANRLSQQMGIPSQYLTWPDGRRSRYTDPATLNILTMAIAGRVKPLLTAQLVQRGVRAVGLTGIDGALVTARKTLPARVIIGDRLCVVRDDLTGRVTEINTELLHLLLKSGYVPVISPPVIDPKVGPLNIDGDRLASELAIALRATHLLILSNVPGLLRDPADPASLITRLREQDFAQYLGCAQGRMRVKLIAAQDALKGGVCRVILGDGRLTSPIQAALDGQGTTLEATFIREEMLP
- the argC gene encoding N-acetyl-gamma-glutamyl-phosphate reductase, whose translation is MNVSVIGGSGYIGGELVRLLLQHPRLKLAQVTSTRFAGRPLHAAHPNLRGQTSLTFVRDEEVTGADVIFLALPHGVAMQTIGRWAELAPTIIDLSADFRLRNPADYNTYYHEQHPAPEWLARFVYGAPEVNRAQIREARYIAVPGCIANSALLALYPLSREGLLHGDVFVDGRMGSSGAGNEPSLSSHHPERSGAIRVFKAADHRHTAEIRQVCQASVHMTATAIEAVRGVQAVCQVMLPEPIGEKEVWSIYRRHYGDEPFIRLVKQRSGVYRLPDPKILSGTNFCDIGFELSADGRRLILIAALDNLVKGGAGNAIQCLNILSGWDEQESLRFPGLHPI
- the lysX gene encoding lysine biosynthesis protein LysX, translating into MSRPNDAPLAVIASRIRMEEKLIFAALARHGIPYDQLDERSLVMALEDTAVPYAAVINRSISNTRSLYATRLFEARGIPVVNRSQVIETCGDKILTSLALLQAGVPTPRTTVALTPEAALTAIDHFGYPAVLKPVTGSWGRLLAKVNDREAAEAILEHKEMLGSPAHSVIYIQEYIAKPGRDIRVNVIGDRVVNAIYRCSEHWITNTARGAVAQPCELTPDLVELSLRAAQAVGGGVLAVDLLERPDGSLIVTEINHTMEFYRTVTATGVDVAEALVAYVRQVARL
- a CDS encoding transketolase C-terminal domain-containing protein, which gives rise to MSLSARTTPAPEWTEQFAASDREIYRKTLLELAQRDQRIYCLDSDMGGLETSFQASLPGQYIDLGIAEANLMSVAAGCAKLGKIPFVNTMAAFASSRAYEQVKIDIAYNNLPVRIVATHGGLAAAYLGPTHHAQQDLAAMRALPNMTVMTPADAVETAKMVEAAAYLPGPVYIRLGRNRTDLVYHADYDFAVGRAVELRPGHDVTIVAAGSYPVLAAVAAHERLAALGITARVLNMHTLKPLDEAALVAAARETRGIVTVEDHSIIGGLGGAVAETLAERAPTLMRRVGIADAFCDHVGDHHHLIASYGVTPGHLTATVRELLNR
- a CDS encoding [LysW]-lysine hydrolase; the protein is MNASEAAALLRTMIEIPSPSGGEHALATYLVDAMDRLGFQSFVDGAGNAVGRRGSPGGPLIMLLGHLDTVADQIPVHQEGSLLYGRGAVDAKGPLATAICAAAQLDTIDAQLLVVGAVEEETPSSRGAHYLLERYHPDAVLIAEPSGWSNVVLGYKGRMGMHYEVRRPPSHTAGPGEKATEVAVEFWNRLVSHFAAFDGSPSIFYRPTATLGHFAGDIEHASLDISCRTPPDFDFHAFDRFLETIRHDARLEIDERTPAVLMSRNEPTARILTRSIRSHGGQPKFKMKTGTSDMNTAYKQWRVPMAAYGPGDSSLDHTAEEHIDLDEYYRAIEVLRHALPLLSTELRTLQARSERRLESEGV